One window from the genome of Streptomyces sp. NBC_00597 encodes:
- a CDS encoding proline iminopeptidase-family hydrolase yields the protein MALKPKGTVPFGPYETWYQVTGDLQSEQPALVVVHGGPGSTHDYLKNLTQLAEHTGPVVLYDQLGNGGSTHLPDKGADFWTPELFADELDNLVKQLGIADNYVLFGQSWGGLLVTKFAAARPAGLRGLVIANAPASYPLWLQEAERLRADLPPGVNETLLRHEAAGTTDSDEYHNAMRPFYEKHVCRLKPWPRDYLASFYEVYNDPTVYYAMNGPSEFHVNGTLKDWSVIDHCPQVAVPTLLISGRHDEATPATVQPFQDLIPDVRWEIFEESSHLPHLEEPELFQQVMKEFLGSLAGAKEKETVGHGGN from the coding sequence GTGGCACTCAAACCCAAAGGCACCGTGCCCTTCGGCCCGTACGAGACCTGGTACCAGGTCACCGGTGACCTCCAGTCGGAGCAGCCCGCGCTGGTCGTCGTCCACGGCGGCCCCGGCAGCACCCACGACTACCTCAAGAACCTGACGCAGCTCGCGGAGCACACCGGCCCGGTCGTCCTGTACGACCAGCTGGGCAACGGCGGCTCCACCCACCTGCCCGACAAGGGGGCCGACTTCTGGACCCCGGAGCTGTTCGCCGACGAGCTCGACAACCTGGTGAAGCAGCTCGGCATCGCCGACAACTACGTCCTGTTCGGGCAGTCCTGGGGCGGGCTGCTCGTCACCAAGTTCGCGGCCGCCCGCCCCGCCGGCCTGCGCGGCCTCGTCATCGCCAACGCCCCCGCCTCCTACCCGCTGTGGCTCCAGGAGGCGGAGCGGCTGCGCGCCGACCTGCCGCCCGGCGTCAACGAGACGCTGCTGCGCCACGAGGCCGCGGGCACCACCGACAGCGACGAGTACCACAACGCGATGCGCCCCTTCTACGAGAAGCACGTGTGCCGCCTCAAGCCGTGGCCGCGGGACTACCTGGCCTCGTTCTACGAGGTCTACAACGACCCGACGGTGTACTACGCCATGAACGGCCCCAGCGAGTTCCATGTCAACGGCACCCTCAAGGACTGGTCGGTCATCGACCACTGCCCGCAGGTGGCCGTGCCGACCCTGCTCATCTCCGGGCGCCACGACGAGGCGACCCCGGCGACGGTCCAGCCGTTCCAGGACCTGATCCCCGACGTCCGGTGGGAGATCTTCGAGGAGTCCAGCCACCTCCCGCACCTGGAGGAGCCGGAGCTGTTCCAGCAGGTGATGAAGGAGTTCCTGGGCTCGCTGGCGGGCGCGAAGGAGAAGGAGACGGTGGGCCATGGAGGCAACTGA
- a CDS encoding ACP S-malonyltransferase, with protein sequence MEATDRTGSALVFPGMGPVPFAEVAKFMLVNPFARTLFAEADEVLGYSLFERFKQAEGDYSEHAQVAFLVNCLALAQWVEHEFEEQPAFCTGLSFGEKAAAVHCGALSFADGIRFTARFAHTLDAYFAEEHPEEVATQSFARTPRAVLDEVRAELTEQGEWHDVTCVVDEDFAMLTLRKSRLEWLQQRLRAAGGMPLYVMEPPLHSPAFGGLRRRVEDEVLAGLTFRDPHLPVVADQDGAVLTTGDEVRNLLLDGCVRPVDWPGVLGSLRDKGVGTLYVAGQDALFGRVGAATRNFKVVPVNPRLAMRPRRRTATAA encoded by the coding sequence ATGGAGGCAACTGACCGCACGGGCAGCGCCCTGGTGTTCCCCGGCATGGGCCCCGTCCCGTTCGCCGAGGTCGCCAAGTTCATGCTGGTCAACCCGTTCGCCCGGACCCTGTTCGCGGAGGCGGACGAGGTGCTCGGGTACTCGCTCTTCGAGCGGTTCAAGCAGGCCGAGGGCGACTACTCGGAGCACGCCCAGGTGGCGTTCCTCGTGAACTGCCTCGCCCTCGCCCAGTGGGTGGAGCACGAGTTCGAGGAGCAGCCGGCGTTCTGCACCGGCCTGAGCTTCGGCGAGAAGGCCGCCGCCGTGCACTGCGGGGCGCTGTCCTTCGCCGACGGCATCCGCTTCACCGCACGCTTCGCCCACACGCTCGACGCGTACTTCGCCGAGGAGCACCCCGAGGAGGTCGCCACCCAGTCCTTCGCCCGGACTCCGCGCGCCGTGCTGGACGAGGTGCGGGCCGAGCTGACCGAGCAGGGCGAGTGGCACGACGTCACCTGTGTCGTGGACGAGGACTTCGCGATGCTCACCCTGCGCAAGTCCCGGCTGGAGTGGCTCCAGCAGCGGCTGCGGGCGGCGGGCGGCATGCCGCTGTACGTGATGGAGCCGCCGCTGCACTCCCCGGCGTTCGGCGGGCTGCGCCGCCGCGTCGAGGACGAGGTCCTGGCGGGGCTCACGTTCCGCGACCCGCACCTGCCCGTCGTCGCCGACCAGGACGGGGCGGTGCTCACCACGGGCGACGAGGTGAGGAACCTGCTGCTGGACGGCTGTGTCCGGCCGGTGGACTGGCCGGGCGTGCTGGGCTCGCTGCGCGACAAGGGCGTCGGGACCCTCTACGTGGCCGGACAGGACGCCCTGTTCGGCCGAGTGGGGGCGGCGACCCGCAACTTCAAGGTCGTACCCGTCAACCCCCGGCTGGCCATGCGGCCGCGCCGCCGGACCGCGACCGCCGCCTGA
- a CDS encoding acyl carrier protein: MGWDKNFEELLREYLPFLSADEPLEADTDLRGVGLDSLGVVELLGSLEQTYDVRFVDEALSLETFATPAVLWEQIGTMREAANR; the protein is encoded by the coding sequence ATGGGCTGGGACAAGAATTTCGAGGAACTTCTGCGGGAGTACCTGCCGTTCCTCAGTGCGGACGAACCGCTTGAGGCCGACACCGATCTGCGGGGTGTCGGACTGGACTCCCTCGGCGTGGTCGAGCTGCTGGGGTCCCTGGAGCAGACGTACGACGTCCGGTTCGTGGACGAGGCGCTGTCGCTGGAGACCTTCGCCACCCCCGCGGTGCTGTGGGAGCAGATCGGCACGATGCGCGAGGCCGCGAACCGCTGA
- a CDS encoding AMP-binding protein: protein MSDTERPALYERFRRGLALSPDRPALRIGSETHTYRELHEQALTWAGSLGSAKVVGVLAGKTVTAYAGILGGLYAGATVVPLHPDFPAVRTRRMLELSGAAALIVDDQGRAALGEGLDAPGILLVEPDPARALDAPRPVEATDTAYMLFTSGSTGRPKGVPISHGSTHHYFELLDARYGFTPDDVFTQTFDLNFDCGMFDLFCAWGAGGVVDVVPPSAYLDMPAHLERRGITVWFSTPSAIGLIRRMGGLNPGALATLRWSFFAGEALRAQDAADWQAAAPASTLENIYGPTELTVTITAYRWDPQTSPGQAVNGLVPIGAVHAGHDHVLLDEDGAETAVEGELLITGPQMATGYLDPQDDGGRFVERDGRLWYRTGDRVRRLPGGDLIYLGRLDSQVQVQGWRVELAEVDHALRACAGVEDVVTVARPVDGSTELVVFYTGEVRPAAELARSLREVLPHGMLPRRFEHVPEFPLNSNRKVDRPVLAARAADLLAPRARRAA from the coding sequence ATGTCTGACACCGAGCGCCCCGCCTTGTACGAGCGCTTCCGCCGCGGGCTGGCCCTGTCCCCCGATCGCCCCGCCCTGCGGATCGGCTCCGAGACCCACACCTATCGGGAGCTGCACGAGCAGGCCCTCACCTGGGCCGGCTCCCTCGGATCCGCCAAGGTCGTCGGCGTCCTCGCCGGCAAGACCGTGACCGCGTACGCAGGCATCCTCGGCGGGCTCTACGCGGGCGCCACCGTCGTCCCGCTGCACCCCGACTTCCCCGCCGTCCGCACCCGGCGCATGCTCGAACTCTCCGGCGCGGCCGCCCTGATCGTCGACGACCAGGGCCGCGCCGCCCTCGGCGAGGGCCTCGACGCCCCCGGCATACTGCTCGTCGAGCCCGACCCGGCCCGCGCACTCGACGCGCCGCGCCCGGTCGAGGCCACCGACACCGCGTACATGTTGTTCACCTCCGGCTCCACCGGCCGCCCCAAGGGCGTGCCGATCAGCCACGGCAGCACGCACCACTACTTCGAGCTCCTCGACGCCCGCTACGGCTTCACCCCCGACGACGTCTTCACCCAGACCTTCGACCTGAACTTCGACTGCGGCATGTTCGACCTGTTCTGCGCCTGGGGCGCGGGCGGCGTCGTCGACGTCGTACCGCCGAGCGCCTACCTCGACATGCCCGCCCACCTCGAACGGCGCGGGATCACCGTCTGGTTCTCCACCCCCAGCGCCATCGGCCTCATCCGCCGCATGGGCGGCCTGAACCCCGGCGCGCTGGCGACGCTGCGCTGGAGCTTCTTCGCCGGCGAGGCACTGCGCGCCCAGGACGCCGCCGACTGGCAGGCCGCCGCGCCCGCCTCCACGCTGGAGAACATCTACGGGCCGACCGAGCTGACCGTCACCATCACCGCGTACCGCTGGGACCCGCAGACCTCGCCCGGCCAGGCCGTCAACGGGCTCGTCCCGATCGGTGCCGTCCACGCCGGCCACGACCACGTCCTGCTCGACGAAGACGGCGCCGAGACCGCCGTCGAGGGCGAACTGCTGATCACCGGACCGCAGATGGCCACCGGCTACCTCGACCCGCAGGACGACGGGGGCCGCTTCGTCGAACGCGACGGCCGCCTCTGGTACCGCACCGGCGACCGGGTCCGCCGGCTGCCCGGTGGCGACCTGATCTACCTCGGCCGCCTGGACTCCCAGGTCCAGGTCCAGGGCTGGCGGGTCGAGCTCGCCGAGGTCGACCACGCGCTGCGCGCCTGCGCGGGCGTCGAGGACGTGGTGACCGTCGCACGGCCCGTCGACGGCAGCACCGAGCTCGTCGTCTTCTACACCGGCGAGGTCCGGCCGGCGGCCGAACTCGCCCGGAGCCTGCGCGAGGTCCTGCCGCACGGCATGCTGCCCCGCCGCTTCGAGCACGTCCCCGAGTTCCCCCTCAACTCCAACCGCAAGGTGGACCGTCCCGTCCTGGCCGCCCGGGCCGCGGACCTGCTCGCCCCACGCGCCCGCCGCGCCGCCTGA
- a CDS encoding AAA family ATPase, which translates to MGREAGIDLLETALADCVAGQSRIVLIEAGTGCGKSALVDLVAERAAATGATVLYAVGAPEEQQVSLGVLRQLVNSEQVFALPRPSDGPGAPSRVEAMQAFCAELRELSLDSPVVLCVDDVQYADRESLQYVQYLARHARTAPVLVVVAGALHAPAQDPAFTTELMRQPHFRRIRLERLTADEVALVRGRPEGAEELHRISGGNPLLLRALVEEAAGQQWTAQADGAAGPPAPGAAGPEPGGPFAQAVATCLRRSGPDGPGLARAVALLGEQASAARVTRLSGLDAAAARRGLAALEAAGLLDGVRFRHPAARAAALEECSPQTLTALHTAAARVLGEDGGPVLAVAGHLLAARTEGGPPDCGPAEVAVLRDAAEELLVRNDAREAARLLELAVRGRGDEHVRRGIRVRLAQITARFDPAAAERQLGALLEAARDGLLDTEQVQPLAGLLLAQGRVADAAGLLPDAVGEPAASPLDTLVDASAAVSERLLQSARLTDATVAPLAQAVRSLICSEHPERAVPWSRNLLEEARRCQAPGWSAVFAALHAEALLRMGDLRGAHAHATAALEALAERGGSFPCAPAAVLIRACTAMGRFTEASRLTDRQVPEGLLTGLYGLAFLRARGLYRLAVNQPHAALADFLEVGRLMEGGRVDRPAFLPWRTDAAEALLRLGEGARAEQLALRQLALPDAQRPWVRGVSLRMRALAGDPKRRAAVLGQAVDALHRSGDRVETARAMAELGRALQADGSPSKGSAMIRSAWNLAKESDATALCREILPDAPLASAAARDRAPAEAGTGTGAGGAAKLSSSEQRVATLAAQGLTNREISAKLYLTVSTVEQHLTRVYRKLQITSRGDLPMGLEPVALPAVV; encoded by the coding sequence GTGGGCAGGGAAGCCGGAATCGACCTCCTGGAGACGGCACTCGCGGACTGCGTCGCGGGGCAGTCCCGGATCGTCCTGATCGAGGCCGGCACAGGATGCGGCAAGAGCGCGCTCGTCGACCTCGTCGCCGAGCGGGCCGCCGCGACCGGCGCGACGGTCCTGTACGCCGTCGGCGCCCCCGAGGAGCAGCAGGTGTCGCTCGGGGTGCTGCGCCAGCTCGTCAACAGTGAGCAGGTCTTCGCCCTACCGAGGCCGTCCGACGGCCCCGGTGCGCCGTCGCGGGTCGAGGCGATGCAAGCGTTCTGCGCGGAGCTGCGCGAACTGAGCCTGGACAGCCCGGTCGTGCTCTGCGTCGACGACGTGCAGTACGCGGACCGCGAGTCGTTGCAGTACGTGCAGTACCTGGCGCGCCACGCGCGGACCGCGCCGGTCCTCGTCGTGGTCGCCGGCGCGCTGCACGCCCCGGCGCAGGATCCCGCGTTCACCACTGAGCTGATGCGTCAGCCGCACTTCCGGCGGATCCGGCTGGAGCGGCTCACCGCGGACGAGGTGGCCCTCGTACGGGGCCGCCCGGAGGGGGCCGAGGAGCTGCACCGGATCAGCGGCGGCAATCCGCTGCTGCTGCGCGCGCTCGTCGAGGAGGCCGCCGGGCAGCAGTGGACCGCGCAGGCGGACGGTGCGGCCGGACCGCCGGCGCCCGGGGCCGCCGGCCCCGAGCCGGGCGGGCCGTTCGCCCAGGCCGTCGCGACGTGCCTGCGGCGCAGCGGGCCGGACGGGCCGGGGCTGGCGCGGGCGGTGGCGCTGCTCGGCGAGCAGGCGTCCGCGGCCCGCGTCACCCGGCTGAGCGGGCTCGACGCGGCAGCGGCCCGGCGCGGGCTGGCCGCTCTGGAGGCCGCGGGCCTGCTGGACGGTGTGCGGTTCCGCCACCCGGCGGCGCGCGCGGCGGCCCTGGAAGAGTGCTCTCCGCAGACCCTGACCGCGCTGCACACCGCGGCCGCCCGGGTGCTGGGCGAGGACGGCGGGCCGGTGCTCGCCGTGGCCGGGCACCTGCTGGCCGCCCGCACCGAGGGCGGGCCCCCGGACTGCGGTCCCGCGGAGGTCGCCGTACTGCGGGACGCGGCCGAGGAGCTCCTCGTGCGCAACGACGCGCGGGAGGCCGCGCGGCTGCTGGAACTCGCCGTGCGGGGGCGGGGCGACGAGCACGTGCGCCGCGGGATCCGGGTGCGGCTCGCACAGATCACGGCCCGCTTCGATCCGGCCGCCGCGGAACGGCAGCTGGGTGCGCTGCTGGAGGCCGCGCGGGACGGCCTGCTGGACACCGAGCAGGTGCAGCCGCTGGCCGGGTTGCTGCTCGCGCAGGGGCGGGTCGCGGATGCCGCCGGGCTGCTGCCGGACGCCGTCGGCGAGCCGGCCGCCTCACCGCTGGACACGCTGGTGGACGCCTCGGCCGCGGTGAGCGAGCGGCTGCTCCAGTCGGCCCGCCTGACCGATGCCACCGTGGCGCCGCTCGCTCAGGCCGTACGGTCGCTGATCTGCTCGGAGCATCCCGAGCGGGCCGTGCCGTGGAGCCGGAACCTGCTGGAGGAGGCACGGCGCTGCCAGGCGCCGGGCTGGAGCGCGGTGTTCGCCGCCCTGCACGCGGAGGCGCTGCTGCGGATGGGGGACCTGCGGGGTGCGCACGCGCATGCGACGGCCGCCCTGGAGGCGCTCGCGGAGCGCGGCGGGAGCTTCCCGTGCGCGCCGGCCGCGGTGCTGATCCGGGCGTGCACGGCGATGGGGCGTTTCACGGAGGCGTCCCGGCTCACCGACCGGCAGGTGCCGGAGGGGCTGCTCACGGGCCTGTACGGGCTGGCGTTCCTGCGGGCCCGCGGCCTGTACCGGCTGGCGGTCAATCAGCCGCACGCGGCGCTGGCGGACTTCCTGGAGGTCGGGCGCCTGATGGAGGGCGGCCGGGTGGACCGGCCGGCGTTCCTGCCGTGGCGTACGGATGCGGCGGAGGCGCTGCTGCGGCTGGGCGAGGGGGCGCGGGCGGAGCAGCTCGCCCTGCGGCAGCTGGCCCTGCCGGACGCGCAGCGCCCGTGGGTGCGGGGCGTATCGCTGCGGATGCGGGCGCTGGCCGGTGATCCGAAGCGGCGTGCGGCCGTACTGGGCCAGGCCGTCGACGCGCTGCACCGCTCCGGGGACCGGGTGGAGACGGCGCGGGCGATGGCCGAGCTGGGGCGGGCGCTGCAGGCGGACGGGTCGCCGTCGAAGGGCAGCGCGATGATCCGTTCGGCGTGGAACCTGGCGAAGGAGTCGGATGCCACGGCGCTGTGCCGGGAGATCCTGCCCGACGCGCCGCTGGCATCCGCGGCCGCCCGGGACCGGGCGCCGGCCGAGGCGGGTACGGGTACGGGTGCGGGCGGGGCGGCGAAGCTGAGCAGTTCGGAGCAGCGGGTGGCGACGCTGGCGGCGCAGGGGCTGACCAACCGGGAGATCTCGGCGAAGCTGTACCTGACGGTCAGCACGGTCGAGCAGCATCTGACGCGTGTGTACCGCAAGCTGCAGATCACCTCGCGCGGTGACCTTCCGATGGGCCTGGAGCCGGTGGCACTGCCGGCCGTGGTCTGA
- a CDS encoding PqqD family protein has translation MSSIGWCRHFSDPALEVAVRVRPTPGVVAAAVDADGCLELRADYVAGSGRFRCGPVGTAMWIVLRRHDGDAGIAADTLAKLWNTAPENARADLDIWVEEMRDAGLLCVQPAP, from the coding sequence GTGTCCTCGATCGGCTGGTGCCGACACTTCTCGGATCCGGCACTGGAGGTGGCCGTGCGCGTCCGACCGACGCCTGGGGTGGTCGCCGCCGCCGTGGATGCGGACGGCTGCCTGGAACTCCGTGCCGATTACGTTGCCGGTTCGGGCCGTTTCCGGTGCGGTCCGGTGGGCACCGCCATGTGGATTGTTCTGCGCCGCCACGACGGCGATGCGGGAATCGCCGCCGACACGCTCGCCAAATTGTGGAACACCGCACCGGAAAACGCGCGCGCCGATCTCGACATCTGGGTCGAGGAAATGCGCGACGCCGGACTGCTGTGCGTACAGCCGGCGCCCTGA
- a CDS encoding 2-oxoacid:acceptor oxidoreductase subunit alpha, with product MNPPTPVVTDAVPSQTGTGPKEVRRLDRVIIRFAGDSGDGMQLTGDRFTSETASFGNDLSTLPNFPAEIRAPAGTLPGVSSFQLHFADHDILTPGDAPNVLVAMNPAALKANIADVPRGAEIIVNTDEFTERSMARVGYATSPLEDGSLDAYQLHPVPLTSLTIEALKDFGLSRKEAGRSKNMFALGLLSWMYHRPTEGTENFLRQKFAKKPDIAEANVAAFRAGWNFGETTEDFAVSYEVAPATRAFPTGTYRNISGNLALSYGLIAASRQADLPLYLGAYPITPASDILHELSKHKNFGVRTFQAEDEIAGIGAALGAAFGGALGVTTTSGPGVALKAETIGLAVSLELPLLIVDIQRGGPSTGLPTKTEQADLLQAMYGRNGEAPVPVVAPRTPADCFDAALDAARIALTYRTPVFLLSDGYLANGSEPWRIPEVEELPDLRVPFQTEPNHVLADGTEVFWPYKRDPQTLARPWAVPGTPGLEHRIGGIEKQDGTGNISYDPANHDFMVRTRQAKIDGIEVPDLEVDDPDRARTLVLGWGSTYGPITAAVRELRTLGESVAQAHLRHLNPFPRNLGEVLARYERVVVPEMNLGQLARLLRATYLVDVLSFTQVNGMPFKAAQLADAIQEANRGQ from the coding sequence GTGAATCCGCCCACGCCCGTCGTCACCGACGCCGTCCCCAGCCAGACCGGGACAGGGCCCAAGGAAGTACGCCGCCTCGACCGGGTGATCATCCGTTTCGCGGGTGACTCGGGTGACGGCATGCAGCTCACTGGTGACCGGTTCACCTCGGAGACGGCTTCCTTCGGGAACGACCTCTCCACGCTGCCGAACTTTCCGGCCGAGATCCGCGCCCCTGCCGGCACCCTGCCCGGCGTCTCCTCGTTCCAGTTGCATTTCGCCGATCACGACATCCTGACGCCGGGCGATGCCCCGAACGTGCTGGTGGCGATGAATCCGGCGGCGCTGAAGGCGAACATCGCGGACGTCCCCCGCGGCGCCGAGATCATCGTCAACACCGACGAGTTCACCGAGCGGAGCATGGCCCGCGTCGGCTACGCGACGTCCCCGCTGGAGGACGGCTCCCTCGACGCCTACCAGCTGCACCCGGTGCCGCTGACGTCACTGACCATCGAGGCGCTGAAGGACTTCGGGCTCTCCCGCAAGGAGGCCGGCCGCAGCAAGAACATGTTCGCGCTGGGCCTGCTGTCCTGGATGTACCACCGGCCCACGGAGGGCACGGAGAACTTCCTGCGGCAGAAGTTCGCGAAGAAGCCGGACATCGCCGAGGCGAACGTGGCCGCGTTCCGCGCGGGCTGGAACTTCGGGGAGACGACCGAGGACTTCGCGGTCTCCTACGAGGTGGCCCCGGCGACGCGGGCGTTCCCGACCGGCACCTACCGCAACATCTCCGGGAACCTGGCCCTGTCCTACGGGCTGATCGCGGCGAGCCGCCAGGCCGACCTGCCGCTCTACCTCGGTGCGTATCCGATCACTCCGGCGTCGGACATCCTGCACGAGCTGAGCAAGCACAAGAACTTCGGCGTGCGGACCTTCCAGGCCGAGGACGAGATCGCCGGCATCGGCGCGGCGCTCGGCGCGGCCTTCGGCGGCGCGCTCGGCGTGACCACCACTTCCGGCCCCGGCGTGGCCCTGAAGGCGGAGACGATCGGGCTGGCGGTGTCTCTGGAGCTGCCGCTGCTGATCGTGGACATCCAGCGCGGCGGCCCCTCCACCGGCCTGCCGACCAAGACCGAGCAGGCGGACCTGCTCCAGGCGATGTACGGCCGCAACGGCGAGGCCCCCGTCCCCGTCGTGGCGCCCCGCACCCCCGCGGACTGCTTCGACGCCGCCCTCGACGCGGCGCGGATCGCGCTGACGTACCGGACCCCGGTGTTCCTGCTCTCCGACGGCTACCTCGCCAACGGCTCCGAGCCCTGGCGCATCCCGGAGGTGGAGGAACTCCCCGACCTGCGCGTCCCGTTCCAGACGGAACCCAACCACGTTCTGGCGGACGGCACGGAGGTGTTCTGGCCGTACAAGCGGGACCCGCAGACCCTGGCCCGCCCCTGGGCGGTCCCGGGCACGCCCGGTCTGGAGCACCGGATCGGCGGCATCGAGAAGCAGGACGGCACGGGCAACATCTCCTACGACCCCGCCAACCACGACTTCATGGTCCGCACCCGCCAGGCCAAGATCGACGGCATCGAGGTCCCCGACCTGGAGGTCGACGACCCCGACCGGGCCCGCACCCTCGTCCTGGGCTGGGGCTCCACCTACGGCCCCATCACCGCCGCCGTCCGCGAACTGCGGACGCTGGGAGAGTCGGTCGCACAGGCCCACCTGCGCCACCTGAACCCCTTCCCCCGCAACCTGGGCGAGGTCCTCGCCCGCTACGAGCGCGTGGTCGTCCCCGAGATGAACCTCGGGCAGCTCGCCCGGCTGCTGCGCGCGACCTACCTCGTCGACGTCCTGTCCTTCACCCAAGTCAACGGCATGCCGTTCAAGGCCGCGCAGCTGGCCGACGCCATCCAGGAGGCGAACCGTGGCCAGTGA
- a CDS encoding 2-oxoacid:ferredoxin oxidoreductase subunit beta, whose amino-acid sequence MKDFRSDQEIRWCPGCGDYSILAAVQGFMPELGLAKENIVFVSGIGCSSRFPYYMNTYGMHSIHGRAPAIATGLATSRRDLSVWVVTGDGDALSIGGNHLIHALRRNVNLKILLFNNRIYGLTKGQYSPTSEVGKITKSTPMGSLDAPFNPVSLALGAEATFVARTVDSDIKHLGGVLRAAAEHEGTALVEIYQNCTIFNDGAFAALKDKQEAQEAVIRLEHGQPIRFGANLYKGVVRDPATGDLEVVEVTPENESRILVHDAHATSPTTAFALSRLADADTLHRTPIGVFRDIERPVYDTLMAEQLQAAVDDKGKGDLATVLAGNDTWTVVA is encoded by the coding sequence ATGAAGGACTTCCGCTCGGATCAGGAGATCCGGTGGTGCCCCGGCTGCGGTGACTACTCGATCCTGGCGGCGGTCCAGGGCTTCATGCCCGAGCTGGGCCTGGCGAAGGAGAACATCGTCTTCGTCTCCGGCATCGGCTGCTCCTCCCGCTTCCCGTACTACATGAACACCTACGGGATGCACTCCATCCACGGCCGCGCCCCGGCCATCGCCACCGGCCTGGCCACCTCCCGCCGCGACCTGTCCGTCTGGGTCGTCACCGGCGACGGCGACGCCCTCTCCATCGGCGGGAACCACCTGATCCACGCCCTGCGCCGCAACGTCAACCTCAAGATCCTGCTGTTCAACAACCGGATCTACGGACTCACCAAGGGCCAGTACTCACCCACCTCCGAAGTCGGCAAGATCACCAAATCCACGCCGATGGGCTCCCTCGACGCCCCCTTCAACCCCGTCTCCCTCGCCCTCGGCGCCGAGGCCACCTTCGTCGCCCGCACCGTCGACTCCGACATCAAGCACCTCGGCGGCGTGCTGCGCGCCGCGGCCGAGCACGAGGGCACCGCGCTGGTGGAGATCTACCAGAACTGCACGATCTTCAACGACGGCGCCTTCGCCGCCCTTAAGGACAAGCAGGAGGCCCAGGAAGCGGTGATCCGCCTCGAACACGGGCAGCCGATCCGCTTCGGCGCCAACCTCTACAAGGGCGTGGTCCGCGACCCGGCGACCGGCGACCTCGAAGTCGTCGAGGTGACCCCGGAGAACGAGTCCCGGATCCTGGTCCACGACGCCCACGCGACCTCCCCCACCACGGCCTTCGCCCTCTCACGCCTCGCCGACGCCGACACCCTGCACCGGACCCCCATCGGGGTCTTCCGCGACATCGAACGCCCCGTCTACGACACGCTCATGGCGGAGCAGCTCCAGGCGGCCGTCGACGACAAGGGCAAGGGCGACCTCGCCACCGTCCTGGCCGGCAACGACACCTGGACCGTGGTCGCCTGA
- a CDS encoding acyl carrier protein yields the protein MPSDRRRHGTTDDGEFTMDWDQRFEELLREYLPFLSDGEPLSPDTGLRDAGLDSLGTVELLGSLESAYGVRFVDDALSPETFATPAVLWAALGRMSRAAHG from the coding sequence ATGCCGTCCGACAGGCGACGGCACGGGACGACGGACGACGGGGAGTTCACCATGGACTGGGACCAGCGATTCGAGGAACTGCTCCGCGAGTACCTGCCGTTCCTCTCGGACGGCGAGCCGCTCTCCCCCGACACCGGCCTGCGGGACGCGGGCCTGGACTCCCTCGGCACGGTCGAACTGCTGGGGTCGCTGGAGAGCGCGTACGGCGTCCGGTTCGTCGACGACGCACTGAGCCCCGAGACCTTCGCCACGCCCGCAGTGCTGTGGGCCGCGCTGGGCAGGATGTCCCGGGCGGCCCACGGCTGA